Proteins encoded within one genomic window of Macrotis lagotis isolate mMagLag1 chromosome 3, bilby.v1.9.chrom.fasta, whole genome shotgun sequence:
- the EIF3M gene encoding eukaryotic translation initiation factor 3 subunit M, translating to MSVPAFIDITEEDQAAELRAYLKSKGAEISEENSEGGLHVDLAQIIEACDVCLKEDDKDVESVMNSVVSLLLILEPDKQEALIESLCEKLVKFREGERPSLRLQLLSNLFHGMDKNTPVRYTVYCSLIKVAASCGAIQYIPTELDQVRKWISDWNLNTEKKHTLLRLLYEALVDCKKSETASKVMVELLGSYTEDNASQARVDAHRCIVRALKDPNAFLFDHLLTLKPVKFLEGELIHDLLTIFVSAKLASYVKFYQNNKDFIDSLGLLHEQNMAKMRLLTFMGMAVDNKEISFDTMQQELQIGADDVEAFVIDAVRTKMVYCKIDQTQKKVVVSHSTHRTFGKQQWQQLYDTLNAWKQNLNQVKNSLLSLSDT from the exons GCTGCAGAACTTCGAGCTTACCTGAAATCTAAAGGAGCTGAAATCTCTGAAGAGAATTCTGAAGGTGGACTCCATGTAGATTTAGCTCAGATCATTGAAGCTTGTGATGTTTGTCTAAAAGAGGATGATAAAG ATGTCGAGAGTGTGATGAACAGCGTTGTATCCCTCCTCTTGATCTTGGAGCCTGACAAGCAAGAAGCTTTAATTGAAAGCCTGTGTGAAAAGCTGGTTAAATTTCGGGAAGGTGAACGTCCGTCCCTGAGGCTGCAATT GTTGAGCAATCTTTTCCATGGAATGGATAAGAACACTCCTGTAAGATACACAGTCTATTGCAGTCTTATTAAAGTAGCAGCATCTTGTGGTGCCATTCAGTACATTCCAACTGAATTGGATCAG GTTCGGAAATGGATTTCTGACTGGAACCTTAACACTGAAAAAAAACATACTCTTTTGAGGCTCCTTTATGAAGCTCTTGTGGACTGCAAAAAGAG tgagACTGCTTCAAAAGTCATGGTGGAGTTGTTAGGAAGTTACACAGAGGACAATGCTTCTCAGGCTCGGGTTGATGCTCACAG GTGTATTGTAAGAGCATTGAAAGATCCAAATGCCTTCCTTTTTGACCACCTTCTTACTTTAAAACCAGTCAAGTTTTTGGAAGGGGAGCTTATTCATGAT CTTTTAACCATTTTCGTGAGTGCTAAATTGGCATCATATGTTAAGTTTTACCAGAATAATAAGGACTTCATTGATTCTCTTG GCTTGTTGCATGAACAGAATATGGCAAAAATGAGACTCCTTACTTTTATGGGAATGGCAGTAGACAATAAAGAAATCTCTTTTGACACAATGCAACAAGAACTTCAGATTGGAGCTGATGATGTGGAAGCATTTGTTATTGATG ctgTAAGAACTAAGATGGTTTACTGCAAAATTGACCAAACACAGAAAAAAGTAGTTGTCAG TCATAGCACACATCGGACATTTGGAAAGCAGCAATGGCAACAGCTGTATGATACACTAAACGCCTGGAAACAAAACTTGAACCAAGTGAAAAACAGCCTTCTCAGTCTTTCTGATACCTAA